A region of the Amycolatopsis sp. cg13 genome:
CTGGCGCTGCGCAAAAAGATTCCCGCCGTGCTGCTGCTGACCACGGCTCTGCTGGTCGCGCGCACTGTGCTGGGCCTGGTCACCGGCAGCGCTTTCCTGTACTTCCTCCAGCCGACTCTACAGAATTTCCTCGTCGCCGGCCTGTTCCTGGTCTCCGCGCCGTTCAACAAACCGCTTCTCGCGCGACTGGCCGGCGATTTCTGCGCATTCCCCGAAACGCTGTCCGGACATCCCGGAATGCGAAGGTTCTTCCAGCGCGTGTCCGTGCTGTGGGGGCTCGTGTTCGCGGTGAACGGCGGCGTGACGCTGCTGATGCTCGCGCGGGAAACCGTCGGCAGCTTCCTCATGGCGAGCACCGCGGGCTCGTACTCGCTCATCGGGCTGGCCATCGCCGGTTCGCTGTGGTGGTTCCGGCGTTCGCTGCGCTCGGCGGGCATCACGCTGCGCATGGGCCACCGGCCGGCCGCGCTGCCCGCCGCCTGATGGCCCGCACCGCGCTCGTCACCGGCGCGTCGTCCGGCATCGGCGCCGCCACCGCCCGGCAGCTCGCCCGCACCGGCGTCCACGTGCTGCTGCACGGCCGGAACGAGGACCGGCTCGCCGCCCTCGCCAAGGAAACCGGCGGCACCGCGCTCGCCGCCGACCTCGCGGACCCCGACGCCGCGGTCGATCTCGCCGAA
Encoded here:
- a CDS encoding VC0807 family protein is translated as MRHPHTIDLPSFRNLVVGGGRHLLESTLVPAGLFYLLLTLVSFDSGVIAALCWSVAVIGTRLALRKKIPAVLLLTTALLVARTVLGLVTGSAFLYFLQPTLQNFLVAGLFLVSAPFNKPLLARLAGDFCAFPETLSGHPGMRRFFQRVSVLWGLVFAVNGGVTLLMLARETVGSFLMASTAGSYSLIGLAIAGSLWWFRRSLRSAGITLRMGHRPAALPAA